From a single Serratia surfactantfaciens genomic region:
- the fabD gene encoding ACP S-malonyltransferase — MTQFAFVFPGQGSQTVGMLADLAAQFPIVEETFGEASSALGYDLWQLVQQGPAEELNKTWQTQPALLAASVAIFRVWQQQGGKAPALMAGHSLGEYSALVCAGVLDFKAAIRLVELRGKLMQEAVPEGTGAMYAIIGLDNDAIAKACEESAQGQVVSPVNFNSPGQVVIAGNKEAVERAGAACKAAGAKRALPLPVSVPSHCALMKPAADKLAVALQDIAFNAPQVPVVNNVDVRTENDPEAIRSALVRQLYSPVRWTESVEFIAAQGVTSLLEVGPGKVLTGLTKRIVDTLTAAAVNDTASLSAALEQ; from the coding sequence ATGACGCAATTTGCTTTTGTTTTCCCGGGCCAGGGGTCGCAGACCGTTGGCATGTTGGCCGATTTGGCCGCACAGTTCCCGATCGTCGAAGAGACCTTCGGCGAGGCTTCCTCCGCCCTGGGTTACGATCTGTGGCAGCTGGTGCAACAAGGCCCGGCGGAAGAGCTGAACAAGACCTGGCAGACCCAGCCGGCGCTGCTGGCCGCCTCGGTGGCGATTTTCCGCGTTTGGCAGCAGCAGGGCGGTAAAGCGCCGGCGCTGATGGCGGGCCATAGCCTGGGCGAATACTCGGCGCTGGTCTGCGCCGGCGTGCTGGACTTCAAGGCGGCGATCCGTCTGGTCGAGCTGCGCGGCAAGCTGATGCAGGAAGCGGTGCCGGAAGGCACCGGCGCGATGTACGCCATCATCGGCCTGGACAACGACGCGATCGCCAAGGCGTGCGAAGAGTCCGCGCAAGGGCAGGTGGTTTCACCGGTCAACTTCAACTCGCCGGGCCAGGTGGTTATCGCCGGCAACAAGGAAGCGGTTGAACGCGCAGGCGCCGCCTGTAAAGCCGCCGGCGCCAAACGCGCGCTGCCGCTGCCGGTGAGCGTGCCTTCGCACTGCGCACTGATGAAACCGGCCGCCGACAAGCTGGCCGTGGCGCTGCAGGACATCGCCTTCAACGCGCCGCAGGTGCCGGTGGTGAACAACGTCGACGTGCGTACCGAAAACGATCCTGAAGCGATCCGCAGCGCGCTGGTGCGTCAACTGTACAGCCCGGTGCGTTGGACCGAAAGCGTAGAATTTATCGCAGCACAGGGAGTGACGTCGCTGCTGGAAGTGGGGCCGGGCAAAGTGCTGACCGGCCTGACTAAACGTATTGTTGACACCCTGACGGCTGCGGCGGTGAACGACACCGCCAGCCTGTCGGCGGCGCTTGAACAATAA
- the pabC gene encoding aminodeoxychorismate lyase — MYWINGQRHDALAPSDRGLQFGDGCFTTARVIDGKVELLPWHLERLQQAAQRLMLPATDWLAFEREMAQAAESIPLGVVKAILTRGSGGRGYSPSGCENPTRIVARSSYPAHYLQWRAQGITLALSPVALARNPLLAGLKHLNRLEQVLIRAHLDQTAADEALVLDTAGMLVECCAANLFWRKGKAVFTPDLSQAGVAGLMRRRVIALLTGSEYRLHCVSEPLETLADADEVLVSNALMPLLPVNVAQSWRYHSRQLYDFLRPHC; from the coding sequence ATGTATTGGATTAACGGACAACGCCACGATGCGCTGGCGCCGAGCGATCGCGGCCTGCAATTCGGCGATGGCTGCTTTACTACCGCCCGGGTTATCGACGGCAAAGTCGAGCTGCTGCCCTGGCATCTGGAGCGGCTGCAGCAAGCGGCGCAGCGGCTGATGCTGCCCGCCACCGATTGGCTGGCTTTCGAACGGGAGATGGCGCAGGCGGCCGAATCAATTCCGCTCGGCGTGGTCAAAGCGATACTGACGCGCGGCAGCGGTGGGCGCGGCTACAGCCCGTCGGGGTGCGAAAACCCAACGCGCATCGTCGCCCGCAGCAGCTATCCCGCGCACTATTTGCAGTGGCGGGCGCAGGGCATCACGCTCGCGCTCAGCCCGGTGGCGCTGGCGCGTAACCCGCTGCTGGCGGGGCTAAAGCATTTGAACCGTCTGGAGCAGGTGCTGATCCGCGCGCATCTTGACCAGACGGCCGCCGACGAGGCGCTGGTGCTTGACACTGCCGGTATGCTGGTGGAATGCTGTGCGGCTAATTTGTTCTGGCGTAAGGGAAAAGCGGTGTTTACCCCGGACCTGAGCCAGGCGGGCGTCGCCGGGCTGATGCGGCGGCGGGTGATCGCGCTGCTGACCGGTTCGGAATACCGTCTGCACTGCGTCAGTGAACCGCTGGAGACGCTGGCCGACGCTGACGAAGTTCTGGTGAGCAACGCGCTGATGCCGCTGCTGCCGGTAAACGTTGCCCAATCATGGCGTTATCATTCGCGCCAGCTGTATGATTTTTTGCGTCCACACTGTTAA
- the fabG gene encoding 3-oxoacyl-ACP reductase FabG has product MSFEGKIVLVTGASRGIGRAIAETFVARGAKVIGTATSESGAEAISGYLGANGKGFMLNVVDAQSIDSVLASIRAEFGEIDILVNNAGITRDNLLMRMKDDEWEDILDTNLTSVFRLSKAVMRAMMKKRFGRIITIGSVVGTMGNAGQANYAAAKAGLIGFSKSLAREVASRGITVNVVAPGFIETDMTRALTDDQRAGILSSVPANRLGDAKEIASAVAFLASDEAGYITGETLHVNGGMYMI; this is encoded by the coding sequence ATGAGCTTCGAAGGTAAAATCGTTCTGGTCACCGGCGCGAGCCGCGGTATTGGCCGAGCTATTGCAGAAACGTTTGTGGCACGCGGCGCCAAAGTGATCGGCACCGCGACCAGCGAGAGCGGCGCTGAAGCGATCAGCGGCTACCTGGGCGCAAACGGCAAAGGGTTTATGTTGAACGTTGTTGATGCGCAATCTATCGACAGCGTGCTGGCATCGATTCGCGCCGAATTTGGCGAAATCGACATTTTAGTGAATAATGCCGGCATTACGCGTGATAACCTGCTGATGCGCATGAAGGATGATGAGTGGGAGGATATCCTCGACACCAACCTGACTTCCGTATTCCGTCTGTCAAAAGCGGTAATGCGCGCTATGATGAAAAAGCGGTTTGGCCGTATCATCACCATCGGTTCCGTTGTCGGTACCATGGGGAACGCAGGGCAGGCGAACTACGCGGCGGCTAAAGCCGGCCTGATTGGTTTTAGCAAATCTTTGGCACGTGAAGTTGCTTCGCGTGGCATTACGGTCAACGTCGTGGCACCTGGCTTTATTGAGACGGACATGACACGGGCGTTGACAGATGATCAACGCGCAGGCATTTTGTCATCAGTTCCAGCCAACCGGCTGGGCGATGCTAAAGAAATCGCCAGCGCTGTTGCATTTTTGGCCTCTGATGAGGCCGGCTATATCACCGGTGAAACGTTACATGTCAATGGCGGCATGTACATGATTTAA
- the mltG gene encoding endolytic transglycosylase MltG, whose product MKKRKLKVLSVIVVLALALLFWGYQKIERFADTPLAIQQETIFKLPAGTGRVALEGVLVRDKLVRNGRWFQWLLKLEPELAEFKAGTYRFTPGMTVRQMLKLLASGKEAQFTARFIEGSRLRDWQQVLQQSKYLKHTLADKSEAEIATALGIPAGETPEGHLYPDTYQYTAGMSDIALLKRAHVRMNKALQAAWAGRDASLPYKTPEELLTMASIVEKETAVPEERSKVASVFVNRLRIGMRLQTDPTVIYGMGESYNGNITRKDLETPTPYNTYVIAGLPPTPIAMPGEASLQAAANPAKTPYLYFVADGKGGHTFTTNLASHNQAVRAYRQALKEKNEK is encoded by the coding sequence ATGAAGAAAAGAAAGCTGAAGGTCCTGTCTGTTATTGTTGTTCTGGCATTGGCGCTGCTGTTTTGGGGCTACCAGAAGATCGAACGCTTTGCCGATACGCCGCTGGCCATCCAGCAAGAGACTATCTTCAAACTGCCTGCCGGCACCGGCCGGGTGGCGCTGGAAGGGGTGCTGGTGCGCGATAAACTGGTGCGCAACGGCCGCTGGTTCCAGTGGCTGCTGAAACTGGAGCCGGAGCTGGCGGAGTTCAAGGCCGGTACCTACCGTTTCACGCCGGGCATGACGGTGCGCCAGATGCTGAAGCTGTTGGCCAGCGGCAAAGAGGCGCAGTTCACCGCGCGCTTTATCGAAGGCTCACGCCTGCGTGACTGGCAGCAGGTGCTGCAGCAGTCCAAATACCTGAAACACACTCTGGCGGACAAGAGCGAAGCGGAGATCGCCACCGCGCTAGGCATTCCTGCGGGCGAAACGCCGGAAGGGCACCTGTACCCGGATACCTATCAGTATACCGCCGGCATGAGCGACATTGCGCTACTCAAACGCGCTCACGTGCGCATGAACAAAGCGCTGCAGGCAGCCTGGGCCGGCCGCGACGCCAGCCTGCCGTATAAAACGCCGGAAGAGTTGTTGACCATGGCTTCGATCGTCGAGAAAGAGACCGCCGTGCCGGAAGAGCGCAGCAAGGTGGCGTCGGTGTTCGTCAACCGCTTGCGCATCGGCATGCGTCTGCAGACCGATCCGACGGTGATCTACGGCATGGGCGAAAGCTATAATGGCAACATCACGCGCAAGGATCTGGAGACGCCGACGCCTTATAACACCTATGTGATCGCCGGCCTGCCGCCAACGCCGATCGCCATGCCGGGTGAGGCCTCGCTGCAGGCGGCCGCCAATCCGGCCAAAACGCCTTATCTCTATTTTGTCGCCGACGGCAAGGGTGGGCATACCTTCACCACCAATCTGGCGAGCCATAACCAGGCGGTGCGCGCGTACCGTCAGGCGTTAAAGGAAAAGAATGAAAAGTAA
- the rluC gene encoding 23S rRNA pseudouridine(955/2504/2580) synthase RluC gives MKTNNPAVQFITISDDEAGQRIDNFLLARLKGVPKSMIYRIVRKGEVRVNKGRIKVEYKLAAGDVVRVPPVRVAEREEAPVSAKLDKVAALADCILYEDDHLLILNKPSGTAVHGGSGLSFGVIEGLRALRPEARFLELVHRLDRDTSGVLLVAKKRSALRSLHEQLRLKGMQKDYLALVRGQWQSHCKAVQAPLLKNILQSGERIVRVNSEGKPSETRFKVEERYEFATLVKASPITGRTHQIRVHTLHAGHPIAFDDRYGDREFDRQLAGTGLKRLFLHAAALRFEHPATGETMRIEAPMDEELRHCLQVLRRQAAK, from the coding sequence ATGAAAACGAACAATCCAGCAGTACAATTCATCACGATTTCTGACGACGAAGCCGGTCAGAGAATCGACAACTTTCTGCTCGCTCGCCTGAAAGGCGTGCCGAAGAGCATGATTTACCGCATCGTGCGTAAAGGCGAGGTGCGGGTCAATAAAGGGCGCATCAAGGTCGAATACAAATTGGCGGCCGGCGACGTGGTGCGCGTGCCGCCGGTGCGCGTGGCCGAACGCGAAGAGGCGCCGGTGTCGGCCAAGCTGGATAAGGTGGCCGCGTTGGCCGACTGCATTCTGTATGAAGACGACCACTTGCTGATCCTCAACAAGCCTTCCGGCACTGCGGTGCACGGCGGCAGCGGCCTGAGCTTCGGCGTGATTGAAGGGCTGCGGGCGCTGCGCCCCGAGGCTCGCTTCCTCGAGCTGGTGCATCGCCTGGATCGCGACACCTCCGGCGTGCTGTTGGTGGCCAAGAAGCGTTCCGCGCTGCGCTCTTTGCATGAGCAACTGCGGCTGAAGGGCATGCAGAAGGATTATCTGGCGCTGGTGCGCGGCCAGTGGCAATCCCACTGCAAGGCCGTACAGGCGCCGCTGCTGAAAAACATTCTGCAAAGCGGCGAACGCATCGTGCGCGTCAATAGCGAAGGCAAGCCTTCAGAAACCCGCTTCAAGGTGGAAGAGCGTTACGAGTTCGCCACCCTGGTGAAGGCCAGCCCGATCACCGGGCGCACCCACCAGATCCGCGTGCACACCCTGCATGCCGGGCACCCGATCGCTTTTGACGATCGCTATGGCGATCGCGAGTTCGATCGTCAACTGGCGGGCACCGGCCTGAAACGTCTGTTCCTGCACGCTGCGGCGCTGCGCTTTGAGCATCCGGCCACCGGCGAAACGATGCGCATCGAAGCGCCGATGGACGAAGAACTGCGCCACTGCCTGCAGGTGCTGCGCCGGCAGGCGGCCAAGTAA
- the rpmF gene encoding 50S ribosomal protein L32: protein MAVQQNKPTRSKRGMRRSHDALTTTTLSVDKVSGETHRRHHITADGFYRGRKVIG from the coding sequence ATGGCCGTACAACAGAATAAACCAACCCGTTCCAAGCGTGGCATGCGTCGTTCTCACGATGCTCTGACCACGACTACTCTGTCTGTAGACAAAGTATCCGGTGAAACTCACCGTCGTCACCACATCACTGCCGACGGTTTCTACCGCGGTCGCAAGGTTATCGGCTAA
- the acpP gene encoding acyl carrier protein, whose translation MSTIEERVKKIIVEQLGVKQEEVLNNASFVEDLGADSLDTVELVMALEEEFDTEIPDEEAEKITTVQAAIDFINASQQ comes from the coding sequence ATGAGCACTATCGAAGAACGCGTTAAGAAAATCATTGTTGAGCAACTGGGTGTTAAACAGGAAGAAGTTTTGAACAACGCTTCTTTCGTTGAAGATCTGGGCGCTGATTCTCTTGACACCGTTGAGCTGGTAATGGCACTGGAAGAAGAATTCGACACCGAGATTCCAGACGAAGAAGCTGAGAAGATCACTACTGTTCAGGCAGCTATTGATTTCATCAACGCTAGCCAGCAGTAA
- the plsX gene encoding phosphate acyltransferase PlsX — protein sequence MTRLTLALDAMGGDFGPCVTVPASLQALASNLQLHLLLVGNPDVISPLLAHADPVLLERLQVVPAESVIAGDAKPSQAIRASRGTSMRIALEQLSSGNAQGCVSAGNTGALMGLAKLLVKPLEGIERPALMTVIPNQQRSKTVVLDLGANVECDSTMLVQFAVMGAVMAEEVIGIAQPRVALLNIGEEETKGLDNIREAAAVLKNTPAINYIGYLEGNELLTGKTDVLVCDGFVGNVTLKTMEGVVRVFLSLLKSSGDGNKRAWWLKLLGRWLQKRVVKRFGHLNPDQYNGACLLGLRSTVVKSHGAANPHAFAVAIEQAVQAVQRQVPERIAARLEAVLPKSD from the coding sequence TTGACTCGTCTAACCCTGGCGTTAGATGCAATGGGCGGGGACTTCGGTCCCTGCGTCACAGTGCCTGCTTCGTTGCAGGCACTGGCCTCTAATTTACAGCTTCATCTCCTGCTGGTCGGCAATCCCGACGTCATCTCCCCTTTGCTTGCCCACGCCGATCCGGTTCTTCTGGAGCGTCTGCAAGTCGTGCCCGCCGAGTCGGTGATCGCCGGCGACGCCAAACCTTCACAAGCGATACGCGCCAGCCGCGGCACGTCGATGCGCATTGCGCTCGAACAGCTTAGCAGCGGCAACGCGCAGGGCTGCGTCAGCGCCGGCAATACCGGTGCGTTGATGGGGTTGGCGAAGCTGCTGGTCAAGCCGTTGGAAGGCATCGAACGCCCGGCGCTGATGACGGTGATCCCGAATCAGCAACGCAGCAAAACCGTGGTGCTGGATTTGGGCGCCAACGTCGAGTGCGACAGCACCATGCTGGTGCAGTTCGCCGTGATGGGCGCGGTGATGGCGGAAGAGGTGATCGGCATTGCGCAACCGCGAGTGGCGCTGCTGAATATTGGCGAAGAAGAGACCAAAGGCCTGGATAATATCCGCGAAGCGGCCGCTGTGCTAAAAAATACGCCGGCAATCAACTATATTGGTTATCTGGAAGGAAACGAGCTGCTCACCGGCAAGACCGACGTGTTGGTCTGCGACGGTTTCGTGGGCAACGTCACCCTGAAAACCATGGAAGGGGTGGTCAGGGTGTTCTTATCGCTGCTGAAATCGTCCGGCGACGGAAACAAGCGAGCCTGGTGGCTGAAATTGTTGGGCCGTTGGCTGCAAAAACGGGTGGTTAAGCGGTTCGGCCACCTGAACCCCGACCAGTATAATGGCGCATGTCTGTTAGGATTGCGCAGCACCGTAGTCAAGAGCCACGGCGCTGCGAACCCTCACGCGTTTGCAGTCGCAATCGAACAGGCTGTGCAGGCGGTGCAGCGGCAAGTCCCGGAAAGGATTGCTGCGCGCCTTGAGGCTGTATTACCTAAGAGTGACTGA
- a CDS encoding Maf family protein, with translation MQRLLLASTSPYRKMLLEKLQLPFDCAAPQVDETPLPGENAEALVLRLAAAKARALALAYPEHLIIGSDQVCVIDGAITGKPHTEENARAQLRKAAGQAVTFYTGLALYNGRSKQLQALCEPFHVHFRALSEAEIAAYVRLEQPLNCAGSFKSEGLGIALFDRLEGRDPNALIGLPLIALLDMLRAEGVNPLV, from the coding sequence ATGCAGAGATTGCTTTTAGCCTCCACCTCCCCCTATCGAAAAATGCTGCTGGAGAAGCTGCAACTGCCCTTCGACTGCGCCGCGCCGCAGGTGGATGAAACGCCACTGCCGGGTGAAAACGCCGAAGCGCTGGTGCTGCGCCTGGCGGCGGCGAAGGCTCGGGCGCTGGCCCTCGCCTATCCTGAACATCTGATCATCGGCTCCGATCAGGTCTGCGTGATCGACGGCGCCATCACCGGCAAGCCGCATACCGAGGAAAACGCCCGCGCGCAGCTGCGCAAGGCCGCCGGCCAGGCCGTGACCTTCTATACCGGCCTGGCGCTGTACAACGGCCGCAGCAAACAGCTGCAGGCTCTGTGCGAGCCTTTCCACGTACATTTTCGCGCGCTGAGCGAAGCGGAGATCGCGGCCTATGTGCGTCTGGAGCAACCGCTGAATTGCGCGGGAAGTTTCAAAAGCGAAGGATTGGGGATCGCGCTGTTCGACAGGCTGGAGGGCCGGGATCCGAATGCCCTGATCGGCCTGCCGTTGATCGCGCTGTTGGATATGTTGCGGGCTGAAGGCGTCAACCCGCTGGTCTGA
- the tmk gene encoding dTMP kinase, with amino-acid sequence MKSKFVVIEGLEGAGKTTARDTVVNVLREHGVSDIVFTREPGGTPLAEKLRDLFKRGIDGELPTIKAEVLMLYAARVQLVETVIKPALARGAWVVGDRHDLSSQAYQGGGRGVDPQLMASLRDTVLGDFRPDLTVYLDLPPLVGLQRAQARGQLDRIEQEALPFFERTRARYLELAAQDETIVTVDAAQPLEQVTAAIRDCVSQWLRQQEGA; translated from the coding sequence ATGAAAAGTAAATTCGTTGTTATCGAGGGGCTGGAAGGCGCGGGCAAGACCACCGCGCGCGACACGGTGGTCAATGTACTGCGTGAACACGGCGTCAGCGATATCGTCTTCACCCGCGAACCGGGCGGTACGCCGCTGGCGGAAAAGCTGCGCGATCTGTTCAAGCGCGGCATCGATGGCGAATTGCCGACCATCAAGGCCGAAGTGCTGATGCTGTACGCCGCGCGCGTGCAGCTGGTGGAGACCGTAATTAAACCGGCTCTGGCGCGCGGCGCGTGGGTGGTGGGCGACCGTCACGATCTCTCTTCACAGGCTTACCAGGGCGGCGGCCGTGGCGTGGATCCGCAGCTGATGGCCTCGCTGCGCGACACCGTGCTGGGGGATTTCCGGCCGGACCTGACGGTCTATCTCGATCTGCCGCCGCTGGTTGGCCTGCAACGCGCACAGGCTCGCGGCCAGCTGGATCGCATCGAACAGGAGGCGCTGCCGTTCTTCGAACGCACCCGCGCGCGTTATCTCGAGCTGGCGGCGCAGGATGAAACCATCGTCACCGTCGACGCCGCCCAACCGCTGGAACAGGTGACGGCGGCGATCCGCGACTGCGTCAGCCAGTGGCTGCGGCAGCAGGAAGGCGCATAA
- the fabF gene encoding beta-ketoacyl-ACP synthase II translates to MSKRRVVVTGLGMLSPVGNTVESTWNALLAGQSGISLIDHFDTTAYATKFAGLVKNFNSEDFISRKDARKMDAFIQYGIAAGMQAMQDAGLDITEANATRIGAAIGSGIGGLGLIEENHSSLVNGGPRKISPFFVPSTIVNMIAGHLTIMYGMRGPSISIATACTSGVHNIGHAARIIAYNDADVMLAGGAEKASTPLGVGGFGAARALSTRNDNPQAASRPWDKDRDGFVLGDGAGMMVLEEYEHAKKRGAKIYAEVVGFGMSSDAYHMTSPPENGAGAALAMENALLDAGVTPSQIGYINAHGTSTPAGDQAEAQAVKSVFGADAQRVLVSSTKSMTGHLLGAAGAIESIFTVLALRDQAVPPTINLDNPDEGCDLDFVPHEARQVSDMEFTLCNSFGFGGTNGSLIFRRV, encoded by the coding sequence GTGTCTAAGCGTCGAGTAGTTGTGACCGGACTGGGCATGTTGTCTCCTGTCGGCAATACGGTAGAGTCCACGTGGAACGCTCTTCTTGCCGGTCAGAGTGGCATCAGCCTGATCGACCATTTCGATACCACTGCCTATGCGACCAAGTTTGCTGGCCTGGTAAAGAATTTTAATTCTGAGGATTTCATCTCTCGCAAAGATGCGCGCAAGATGGACGCCTTTATCCAGTACGGTATCGCTGCCGGCATGCAAGCCATGCAGGATGCAGGTCTGGACATCACCGAGGCTAACGCCACCCGCATTGGAGCCGCGATCGGTTCCGGCATCGGCGGCCTGGGTTTGATTGAAGAAAACCACAGTTCACTGGTTAACGGTGGCCCACGGAAAATCAGTCCGTTCTTCGTGCCATCCACCATCGTGAATATGATTGCAGGCCACCTGACAATCATGTACGGCATGCGTGGCCCAAGCATTTCCATCGCCACCGCCTGTACATCAGGTGTGCACAACATCGGCCATGCGGCGCGTATCATTGCTTACAATGATGCTGACGTGATGCTGGCCGGTGGGGCAGAGAAAGCCAGCACCCCATTGGGCGTCGGCGGCTTTGGCGCAGCGCGCGCCCTGTCCACCCGTAATGACAACCCGCAGGCGGCGAGCCGTCCGTGGGATAAAGACCGCGACGGCTTCGTGCTGGGCGACGGCGCCGGCATGATGGTGCTGGAAGAGTACGAACACGCGAAAAAACGCGGCGCGAAAATCTACGCCGAAGTGGTTGGCTTTGGGATGAGCAGCGATGCTTATCACATGACTTCGCCACCGGAAAACGGCGCTGGCGCTGCGCTGGCGATGGAAAATGCCCTGCTTGACGCCGGTGTGACCCCGTCACAAATCGGCTACATCAACGCACACGGCACCTCTACGCCGGCGGGCGATCAGGCGGAAGCGCAGGCGGTGAAATCCGTATTTGGCGCCGATGCCCAGCGCGTACTGGTGAGCTCGACCAAATCGATGACCGGCCACCTATTGGGTGCGGCAGGCGCGATCGAGTCCATCTTCACCGTGCTGGCGCTGCGCGATCAGGCGGTACCGCCAACCATCAACCTGGATAACCCGGATGAAGGTTGCGATCTGGACTTCGTGCCTCACGAAGCGCGCCAGGTCAGCGATATGGAGTTCACCCTGTGTAACTCCTTCGGCTTCGGCGGCACCAACGGCTCGCTGATCTTCCGCCGAGTGTAA
- the yceD gene encoding 23S rRNA accumulation protein YceD, translating into MQKVKLPLTIDAVRTAQKRLDYAGVYAPEQVTRVADSVVSVDSDVEVSLSFNIDNQRLAVITGHADVTVTLMCQRCGVPFEHQAHTTYCFSPVVNDEQAEALPEAYEPIEVDEFGEVDLLAMIEDEIILSLPVVPVHESEHCEVSEADMVFGQLPPEAEKPNPFAVLASLKRK; encoded by the coding sequence ATGCAAAAGGTAAAATTACCCTTGACCATTGATGCGGTACGTACCGCTCAGAAACGCCTGGACTATGCTGGTGTCTATGCGCCTGAGCAGGTTACTCGTGTTGCCGACTCCGTGGTCAGTGTGGACAGTGATGTCGAGGTGTCATTGTCGTTTAATATCGACAATCAGCGCCTCGCGGTGATAACAGGGCATGCGGACGTCACGGTAACGTTGATGTGCCAACGCTGTGGAGTCCCGTTCGAACATCAGGCCCACACAACATATTGTTTTAGCCCGGTCGTCAATGATGAGCAGGCTGAGGCATTACCGGAAGCGTACGAACCGATCGAAGTTGACGAGTTTGGCGAAGTCGATCTGTTGGCAATGATTGAAGACGAAATTATTCTTTCACTGCCTGTCGTTCCGGTACATGAATCTGAACACTGTGAAGTGTCCGAAGCGGACATGGTATTTGGCCAACTGCCTCCTGAGGCGGAGAAACCGAATCCGTTTGCCGTATTAGCCAGTTTAAAGCGTAAGTAA
- a CDS encoding beta-ketoacyl-ACP synthase III yields MYTKILGTGSYLPVQVRTNADLEKMVDTSDEWIVTRTGIRERRIAAADETVATMSFQAAEKALEMAGVAKEDIGLIVVATTTNTHAFPSAACLVQDMLGIKDCAAFDLAAACAGFTYALSVADQYVKNGAVKHALVIGADLLSRTLDPEDRGTIILFGDGAGAVVLGASEEPGIMSTHLHADGSYGGLLTLPYKDRQNQDKPAYVTMAGNEVFKVAVTELARIVDETLQANNLDRSELDWLVPHQANLRIISATAKKLGMGMDKVVVTLDRHGNTSAASVPSALDEAVRDGRVQRGQLVLLEAFGGGFTWGSALVRF; encoded by the coding sequence ATGTATACAAAGATTCTCGGTACGGGGAGTTATTTGCCCGTACAAGTGCGCACCAATGCTGATTTGGAAAAAATGGTGGATACCTCTGACGAGTGGATCGTCACGCGTACCGGTATTCGCGAACGCCGTATCGCCGCTGCGGATGAAACCGTTGCGACGATGAGCTTCCAGGCCGCTGAAAAAGCGCTGGAAATGGCAGGTGTGGCTAAAGAAGACATCGGGCTGATCGTGGTGGCGACCACCACGAATACGCACGCGTTCCCGAGCGCGGCGTGCCTGGTGCAAGACATGCTGGGTATCAAGGACTGCGCGGCGTTCGATCTGGCCGCGGCCTGCGCCGGCTTTACTTATGCGCTCAGCGTGGCCGATCAGTACGTGAAAAACGGCGCGGTCAAACATGCGTTGGTGATCGGCGCAGATCTGTTGTCACGCACGCTGGATCCTGAAGATCGCGGCACCATCATTCTGTTTGGCGATGGCGCAGGGGCGGTGGTGCTGGGGGCTTCCGAAGAGCCGGGCATCATGTCCACCCATCTGCACGCCGACGGCAGCTACGGCGGCCTGCTGACGCTGCCGTACAAGGATCGTCAGAATCAAGACAAGCCGGCCTATGTCACCATGGCGGGCAACGAAGTCTTCAAGGTTGCGGTCACCGAGCTGGCGCGCATCGTCGACGAGACGCTGCAGGCCAATAATCTGGACCGCAGCGAGCTGGATTGGCTGGTGCCGCACCAGGCCAACCTGCGCATCATCAGCGCAACGGCGAAAAAATTGGGCATGGGGATGGACAAAGTGGTGGTGACGCTCGATCGTCACGGCAACACCTCCGCCGCCTCGGTGCCTTCCGCACTGGACGAAGCAGTGCGCGACGGGCGAGTTCAGCGCGGCCAACTGGTGCTGCTGGAAGCCTTCGGCGGCGGCTTTACCTGGGGCTCGGCGCTGGTTCGTTTCTGA